A stretch of Alphaproteobacteria bacterium DNA encodes these proteins:
- a CDS encoding glycosyltransferase: MAQVGHQITLIVADGLPIERIKEVEIRSVPRCRGRISRMFFTTWRVYREARRVHADLYHLHDPELIGVGLVLRAWGSRVVFDAHEDLPKQVLHKPYLPTWTRPIVGIMVQKFLKLCLPCFSGLIGAEPLIADWLRSFHPRTVEVKNFPIINEISMRAVNPRRGPFHSVCYIGALSRARGIVELAKAVVDFPEGIDLVLAGEFEDELLWKEIQGMPSSARIHYLGVLDRDGVQRVLAESLAGMAVLHPTPKYTEAYPTKLFEYWSAGLPVIISDFPLWRQLAGNGKYGIFVDPMDPLAIAGAVRWLCDNPELAQEMGQRCREVVLAKYSWEDEARRLVSFVEELNK; the protein is encoded by the coding sequence TTGGCCCAGGTTGGCCACCAGATCACGTTAATCGTGGCGGATGGTCTGCCAATCGAAAGAATTAAAGAAGTCGAAATTCGTTCGGTCCCCCGTTGTCGGGGGCGGATTTCACGTATGTTTTTCACTACCTGGCGGGTCTATCGTGAGGCCCGACGGGTCCATGCAGACCTCTATCATTTGCACGACCCAGAATTAATTGGCGTGGGGTTGGTCTTGAGGGCTTGGGGGTCGAGAGTGGTCTTCGATGCCCACGAAGATCTCCCCAAGCAAGTTCTTCATAAACCTTATCTTCCGACCTGGACGCGTCCTATCGTGGGAATAATGGTGCAAAAATTCCTGAAGTTATGCCTTCCTTGCTTTTCAGGATTAATTGGTGCTGAACCCTTAATTGCGGATTGGTTACGTTCATTTCACCCCCGCACAGTAGAGGTAAAAAATTTTCCAATTATAAATGAAATATCGATGCGTGCTGTCAACCCACGAAGGGGCCCGTTCCACTCTGTTTGTTATATAGGAGCGTTAAGCAGAGCGCGTGGAATCGTGGAGTTAGCCAAGGCAGTTGTTGATTTCCCAGAGGGCATTGACTTGGTCTTGGCAGGAGAGTTCGAGGATGAATTGCTCTGGAAAGAAATTCAGGGCATGCCTAGCTCGGCCCGAATTCATTATCTTGGGGTGCTGGATAGAGATGGAGTCCAAAGGGTGCTCGCTGAAAGTCTTGCTGGTATGGCGGTGTTGCACCCTACACCCAAATATACGGAAGCATATCCCACCAAGCTTTTTGAGTATTGGAGTGCAGGATTACCGGTGATAATTTCCGATTTTCCTCTCTGGCGCCAGTTGGCTGGCAATGGGAAGTACGGAATTTTTGTGGATCCAATGGACCCACTCGCGATCGCCGGGGCCGTCCGTTGGCTTTGCGATAACCCCGAATTAGCCCAAGAGATGGGCCAAAGGTGCCGAGAAGTGGTTCTGGCAAAATATTCTTGGGAGGATGAGGCTAGAAGGCTGGTCTCATTTGTAGAAGAACTTAATAAGTAA